From one Pseudactinotalea sp. HY158 genomic stretch:
- a CDS encoding glycosyltransferase family 2 protein, producing MSTLTIIIPAYNEQAHLPLTLAAIRRSISLAGISTTVIVVDSSSTDRTSEVATASGADVVLEDSGGTIAGARNIGGRYGDSDYLLFLDADVIIAEWSLTSVSSLIDDCVLGVCGLRAIYLPRKLSSWILCSIYDWHRSRGGPAQGVAQLVRRSVFEAVGGYDESLMMSEDADFFIRAEAYAKDIGLLTPGIVNEAIVWPSTRRYDKWSAGRMLLYQNPLSVRIARRSRHIWRGWRTHTVR from the coding sequence ATGAGTACCCTTACAATAATTATCCCTGCTTACAATGAGCAAGCCCATCTTCCTCTTACCCTCGCAGCCATACGGCGCAGTATCTCTCTGGCGGGCATCTCAACGACCGTCATTGTAGTCGATAGTTCCAGTACGGACAGGACCTCTGAAGTTGCTACTGCTAGCGGTGCCGATGTAGTGTTGGAAGACTCGGGTGGGACCATCGCCGGCGCAAGGAATATCGGTGGTAGATATGGGGACTCTGACTATTTGCTTTTTCTTGATGCCGACGTGATCATCGCAGAATGGAGCCTTACGAGCGTATCGTCGCTAATAGACGACTGTGTGCTCGGAGTCTGTGGTCTCCGTGCAATCTATCTCCCTCGCAAGTTGAGTTCATGGATACTTTGCTCCATATACGATTGGCACCGAAGCCGGGGAGGTCCGGCGCAGGGGGTCGCGCAACTTGTCCGCCGGTCGGTGTTTGAGGCTGTCGGTGGATACGATGAGTCGCTGATGATGTCTGAGGATGCCGACTTTTTTATTCGCGCGGAGGCATACGCAAAGGACATAGGGCTCCTTACACCCGGAATCGTGAACGAGGCGATCGTGTGGCCCTCAACCAGGCGATATGATAAGTGGTCAGCGGGCAGAATGCTTCTATATCAAAATCCGCTGTCGGTGAGAATTGCGCGTCGCAGTCGACATATTTGGAGGGGATGGCGGACGCATACCGTTCGCTAG
- a CDS encoding toll/interleukin-1 receptor domain-containing protein: MVVGTPPAELSPRATAEFALDATPIWRNGMVRMFLSHSAKHKKFASKVAQALAPMGIDGFVAHDSMSFDHDWQDQIQVGLKTMDVFVVLLHKEVNESAWCQQEIGWAQGASTPIYLVRLGADPAGFVGRKQYPQVFPEDAEQVATKLFQWLSAKEEFAQALIDGQLSALDASRSYIESISITKGLVQVASLSEAQWQRLDSAVLNNGQVGGSGGARRNLEPFYVEHRREWPLVVKKSIL, encoded by the coding sequence GTGGTGGTGGGTACTCCTCCTGCTGAACTCAGTCCGCGAGCCACTGCGGAGTTCGCGCTGGATGCCACGCCAATCTGGCGGAATGGCATGGTTCGGATGTTTCTCTCACATTCAGCCAAGCACAAGAAGTTCGCCTCCAAGGTCGCTCAAGCCCTCGCCCCGATGGGAATTGATGGGTTCGTTGCGCACGACTCCATGTCCTTTGATCATGACTGGCAAGACCAGATCCAGGTTGGCCTCAAGACGATGGACGTCTTTGTCGTGCTCCTCCATAAAGAGGTCAATGAGAGCGCTTGGTGCCAGCAAGAGATCGGTTGGGCACAAGGAGCGAGCACTCCAATTTACTTGGTACGCCTCGGCGCCGACCCAGCTGGCTTTGTCGGACGCAAGCAGTATCCGCAGGTCTTCCCGGAAGATGCCGAGCAGGTAGCAACCAAGCTGTTTCAGTGGCTTTCGGCGAAGGAAGAGTTCGCCCAGGCCTTGATCGATGGCCAGCTGTCAGCACTTGACGCATCGAGGAGCTACATCGAGTCAATTTCGATCACAAAAGGACTCGTACAAGTGGCCTCCCTCAGCGAGGCGCAGTGGCAGCGTCTCGACTCTGCCGTGCTCAACAATGGCCAGGTCGGCGGCTCAGGCGGAGCCCGAAGGAATCTCGAGCCCTTCTATGTTGAGCACAGGCGCGAGTGGCCGCTTGTTGTGAAGAAATCAATTCTGTAG
- a CDS encoding IS1380 family transposase: MNNVTRFYPRTHVDTAASGAVGQAGGVLLTETVAVTGLGAELSAALSPWRKRLAVHDPAKVLTDLALTLAVGGDHLCDIALLRAEPGIYGSVASDATVSRTIDSLAADAPAALKAINTARAAARKRAWALAGKAAPDAGTSAKAPLIIDLDATLVASHSEKESAAPTYKRGYGFHPLCAFADHGADGTGEPLAIGLRPGNAGSNTAADHIEVIKAALAQLPGHKPGTRPGRRVLIRTDGAGASHALLDFLTRQRLSYSVGFALPHHTPELLEKIPEHVWTPAYDAHDQVRDGAWVAELTDLLDLSGWPKGMRVIARKERPHPGAQLRITDIDGHRITAFATNTKPGGPGTQLPDLELRHRRRARCEDRIRIAKDTGLRALPLHDFTQNQIWCAIVMLAAEMTAWMQMLALHGHTASRWEPKNLRLRLFTIPATLARTGRRALLHLAEHAPWTHLAALAITRLRRLAAPG; the protein is encoded by the coding sequence GTGAACAACGTTACCCGGTTCTACCCGCGTACTCACGTCGACACGGCCGCCTCCGGGGCCGTCGGTCAAGCCGGTGGGGTCCTGCTGACCGAGACCGTCGCGGTGACCGGCCTCGGGGCCGAGCTCTCGGCGGCGCTGTCCCCGTGGCGTAAGCGGTTGGCGGTCCACGACCCGGCGAAGGTCCTGACCGATCTCGCGCTCACCCTCGCCGTTGGTGGGGATCACCTCTGCGATATCGCGTTGCTGCGCGCCGAGCCCGGGATATACGGATCGGTGGCCTCCGATGCGACCGTGTCACGGACCATCGACTCCCTCGCCGCTGATGCCCCGGCCGCGTTGAAGGCGATCAACACCGCCCGCGCCGCGGCCCGTAAGCGGGCGTGGGCGCTGGCCGGTAAGGCTGCTCCCGATGCCGGCACGTCCGCGAAGGCGCCGTTGATCATCGATCTGGATGCGACCCTGGTCGCCTCCCACAGCGAGAAGGAATCAGCCGCGCCGACGTATAAACGCGGGTACGGCTTCCACCCGTTATGCGCGTTCGCCGACCATGGCGCAGACGGGACCGGGGAACCGTTGGCGATCGGGCTACGACCGGGTAACGCCGGCTCGAATACCGCCGCCGACCACATCGAGGTGATCAAGGCGGCCCTGGCCCAGTTGCCCGGGCACAAGCCCGGCACCCGGCCGGGCCGACGGGTCCTGATCCGTACCGATGGGGCCGGGGCCAGCCACGCCCTGCTCGACTTCCTCACCCGCCAGCGACTGTCGTACTCGGTCGGTTTCGCGTTGCCGCACCACACCCCGGAGTTGTTGGAGAAGATCCCCGAGCACGTGTGGACCCCGGCCTATGACGCCCACGACCAGGTCCGGGACGGGGCCTGGGTCGCCGAGCTGACCGATCTGCTCGACCTGAGCGGCTGGCCCAAGGGAATGCGGGTCATCGCCCGCAAGGAACGTCCTCACCCCGGCGCGCAACTACGCATCACCGATATCGACGGCCACCGCATCACCGCGTTCGCGACCAACACCAAGCCGGGTGGGCCCGGTACTCAGCTGCCCGACCTCGAACTACGTCACCGGCGTCGTGCCCGCTGCGAGGACCGGATCCGGATCGCCAAGGACACCGGGCTGCGCGCCCTGCCACTGCACGACTTCACCCAGAACCAGATCTGGTGCGCCATCGTGATGCTGGCCGCCGAGATGACCGCGTGGATGCAGATGCTCGCCCTACACGGCCACACCGCCAGCCGCTGGGAACCCAAAAACCTACGGCTACGCCTCTTCACCATCCCGGCGACCCTGGCCAGGACCGGCCGCCGGGCCCTGCTCCACCTCGCCGAACACGCGCCCTGGACCCACCTCGCCGCACTCGCCATCACGCGGCTACGCCGCCTCGCCGCCCCCGGCTGA
- a CDS encoding nucleotidyltransferase domain-containing protein: MQLQHPFGIITPTVDGDVLTVLAGAQSSFTSGDVVRLAAGEWSRSGVRRSLDRLAVQGLVESTRVGSGYAFRLNRDHLAAEHVIAIANLRREFIERLRQGLRGAPHPPLWAAMFGSAARGEMSSDSDIDIFLVLDGRVDRDDWADWSTDFASDVTRWTGNDARLMEMTEGEVRDGAAGGDRILTSVAADAIVLVGERRWLHRQLRRAGR, encoded by the coding sequence ATGCAGTTGCAGCATCCATTCGGCATCATCACGCCGACTGTGGATGGCGATGTCCTGACCGTGCTCGCCGGGGCGCAGTCCAGCTTCACCTCTGGCGATGTGGTGCGTCTTGCTGCTGGCGAGTGGTCTCGCTCCGGGGTGCGCAGGTCGCTCGACCGTCTCGCCGTCCAGGGCCTCGTCGAGTCCACCCGGGTCGGCTCTGGCTACGCCTTCCGACTCAATCGTGACCACCTCGCCGCCGAGCATGTCATCGCGATCGCGAACCTGCGCCGGGAGTTCATCGAACGGCTGCGTCAGGGCCTTCGGGGCGCCCCGCACCCACCCCTGTGGGCGGCGATGTTCGGCTCTGCCGCACGCGGTGAGATGTCCAGCGACAGCGACATCGACATCTTTCTCGTTCTCGACGGTCGAGTAGACCGCGACGATTGGGCCGACTGGTCGACCGATTTCGCGTCCGACGTGACCAGGTGGACCGGAAACGATGCCCGCCTCATGGAGATGACGGAGGGCGAGGTGCGAGACGGCGCTGCCGGCGGAGACCGGATCCTGACTTCGGTTGCCGCCGATGCCATCGTCCTGGTCGGTGAGCGCCGATGGCTCCACCGGCAACTGAGGCGGGCGGGCCGATAG
- a CDS encoding GNAT family N-acetyltransferase: protein MTEDVRHGPVGVRDTAAEDAEFLIDMLLEEVNWGLPEPISRRQLLRDRVLSQYVAGWQREGDLGVVAVDTGGPNGLQIPVGAAWLRRFTAQSPGQAFIATTVPELSLGVIPAHRGRGIEMGLVHTLIGRARDAGITRIAAFVAAGHPSREFYDAAGFTQVRDEDGGHVLVLDLLGDALA, encoded by the coding sequence ATGACCGAGGACGTCCGCCACGGACCCGTGGGCGTACGCGACACCGCGGCCGAGGATGCCGAGTTCCTGATCGACATGCTCCTCGAAGAGGTGAACTGGGGCCTGCCCGAGCCGATCAGCCGCCGGCAGCTCCTGCGCGATCGCGTGCTGTCGCAGTATGTCGCCGGCTGGCAGCGGGAGGGTGACCTGGGCGTCGTCGCCGTCGACACCGGCGGCCCGAACGGCCTGCAGATCCCGGTCGGGGCCGCGTGGCTGCGCCGCTTCACCGCGCAGTCGCCCGGGCAGGCCTTCATCGCCACGACCGTTCCCGAACTGAGCCTGGGGGTGATCCCCGCCCACCGCGGCCGGGGCATCGAGATGGGGCTCGTGCACACCCTCATCGGCCGCGCGCGCGATGCAGGGATCACCCGGATCGCGGCCTTCGTGGCCGCGGGGCACCCGTCGCGGGAGTTCTACGACGCGGCCGGATTCACCCAGGTGCGCGACGAGGACGGCGGCCACGTGCTCGTGCTCGACCTGTTGGGGGACGCGCTCGCCTGA
- a CDS encoding response regulator transcription factor, whose translation MPITVLLADDQALLRMGFRMVLEAEEDLVVVGEAADGASAVGMAEALRPDVVLMDVRMPGTNGIEATARIAASRPATRVLILTTFDLDEYAFAGLRAGASGFLLKDTPPVDLVNAIHTVHAGDAVVSGRITRRLLELFAARLPEPEAAGAVDAGCVGDLTEREHEVLLALSRGRSNAEIAADLYVSEATVKTHVGKVLSKLGLRDRVQAVIFAYENGIVHPA comes from the coding sequence ATGCCGATCACGGTACTGCTGGCTGATGACCAGGCCCTGCTGCGGATGGGCTTTCGGATGGTGCTCGAGGCCGAGGAGGACCTCGTGGTCGTCGGCGAGGCCGCGGACGGCGCGTCCGCGGTCGGCATGGCCGAGGCGCTGCGACCGGATGTCGTGCTCATGGACGTGCGCATGCCCGGCACGAACGGGATCGAGGCCACCGCCCGGATCGCCGCGAGCCGGCCCGCGACCCGGGTACTCATCCTCACGACCTTCGACCTCGACGAGTACGCCTTCGCGGGGCTGCGCGCCGGCGCCAGCGGGTTCCTGCTCAAGGACACCCCTCCCGTGGACCTGGTCAACGCGATCCACACGGTGCATGCGGGCGATGCGGTCGTCTCGGGGCGGATCACCCGGCGTCTGCTCGAGCTGTTCGCGGCCCGGCTCCCGGAGCCGGAGGCCGCTGGAGCAGTCGACGCCGGGTGTGTGGGCGATCTCACCGAACGTGAGCACGAGGTGCTCCTGGCGCTCTCCCGGGGTCGGTCGAATGCCGAGATCGCCGCGGATTTGTACGTCTCCGAGGCGACTGTGAAGACCCATGTGGGTAAAGTGCTCTCGAAACTTGGTTTGCGCGATCGGGTTCAGGCTGTCATTTTTGCCTATGAGAACGGAATCGTGCACCCTGCCTGA
- a CDS encoding sensor histidine kinase, with product MGRGADGGRGDDAAAPGRLIHTERSRPAGTNAWGRLLARHPALADVLVVATFIASTLLSTALGPVESPLFWCGVALTGVLLTGRYRWPAPTGLARRFGAAAAPPALTLAGILTLTSVSAAVTGRTDGYEVALGFAVFALTRTSTAARADQALVAVNLLTSGAILAWGATPALADHPFEPDLRVLSSAAVLLSTLIAVAAATTRDQAETVAAFVEAHAHRRGPVRRLFHHRPRMLDLLVVLCFQVGAGSGTPLMPDGDRLWWLMAAVSIALFLRRGAPLVAFALTIVATLAATAMTGTTAGLELAVAIAIYAVTTTSAPVVAWSAVAAANVLAIAGLWAWGNPRLDEMVTTGADTGLEFDMRIGTGIGMAIVTFAAIAIGTTVRNRRDHLQRLLDRANQLALEREQLDQLAVVAERARIAREMHDVVAHSVQVMIALSDGARALVASQPDRAAHALDELSGVGRGALNDMRRVLGVLRQDGTVPDLEPQPQELDLEQLVGRFRAAGLPVAYTMAGASLPADAALHLTLYRIVQEALTNVLRYAPHTSQISVTVRTAVGRDGVEVIVINAPDASVPRLARGEAALPGHAASSSIGAGLGAGRGLIGMRERVAAYGGTVSAGPHRGGWRVHATLDLGYEEEYADHGTAG from the coding sequence ATGGGTCGTGGTGCTGATGGCGGCCGGGGCGATGACGCTGCGGCGCCGGGACGCCTGATCCACACCGAGAGGAGCCGGCCCGCGGGCACGAACGCCTGGGGCCGGCTCCTCGCCCGGCACCCGGCGCTCGCGGACGTCCTCGTCGTTGCGACGTTCATCGCCTCGACGCTGCTGAGCACGGCGCTCGGGCCGGTCGAGTCACCGCTCTTCTGGTGCGGGGTGGCCCTGACCGGCGTCCTGCTCACGGGCCGGTACCGGTGGCCGGCGCCGACCGGCCTCGCGCGCCGATTCGGCGCCGCGGCCGCCCCGCCCGCACTGACCCTCGCCGGGATCCTCACGCTGACGTCGGTCTCCGCCGCCGTGACCGGGCGCACGGACGGCTACGAGGTCGCACTCGGCTTCGCCGTGTTCGCCCTGACCCGCACGAGCACCGCCGCGCGAGCCGATCAGGCCCTCGTTGCGGTCAACCTGCTCACCTCGGGTGCCATCCTCGCCTGGGGTGCGACGCCGGCTCTCGCCGACCACCCGTTCGAACCGGATCTGCGCGTGCTCAGCAGCGCGGCCGTGCTGCTGAGCACCCTGATCGCGGTCGCCGCCGCGACGACCCGGGATCAGGCCGAGACCGTCGCCGCCTTCGTCGAGGCCCATGCCCACCGACGCGGGCCGGTCCGCAGACTCTTCCATCACCGCCCCCGGATGCTCGATCTCCTGGTGGTGCTGTGCTTCCAGGTCGGCGCCGGCTCGGGTACCCCGCTCATGCCCGACGGGGACCGGCTGTGGTGGCTCATGGCGGCCGTGTCGATCGCGCTCTTCCTCCGTCGCGGCGCCCCGCTCGTGGCCTTCGCGCTCACGATCGTGGCGACCCTCGCCGCCACGGCCATGACCGGCACCACGGCCGGTCTCGAGCTCGCCGTGGCCATCGCGATCTACGCGGTGACGACCACGAGCGCGCCCGTCGTCGCCTGGTCCGCCGTCGCGGCGGCGAACGTGCTCGCCATCGCGGGCCTGTGGGCATGGGGGAACCCGCGCCTCGACGAGATGGTCACCACGGGCGCCGACACCGGCCTCGAGTTCGACATGCGTATCGGCACCGGCATCGGGATGGCGATCGTGACGTTCGCGGCGATCGCCATCGGAACCACGGTGCGCAATCGCCGAGATCACCTGCAGCGACTCCTCGACCGGGCCAATCAGCTCGCCCTCGAACGAGAGCAGCTGGACCAGCTGGCCGTCGTGGCCGAACGCGCCCGGATCGCCCGCGAGATGCACGACGTGGTGGCCCATTCCGTGCAGGTGATGATCGCGCTGTCCGACGGCGCCCGGGCCCTGGTCGCCTCGCAGCCGGATCGGGCCGCTCACGCCCTCGACGAACTCTCCGGGGTGGGGCGCGGCGCCCTGAACGACATGCGTCGGGTGCTCGGGGTACTCCGCCAGGACGGCACGGTGCCCGACCTGGAACCGCAGCCGCAGGAATTGGATCTCGAGCAACTCGTCGGTCGTTTCCGCGCAGCCGGACTACCGGTCGCCTACACGATGGCCGGCGCCTCCTTGCCCGCGGACGCCGCCCTGCATTTGACCCTGTACCGGATCGTGCAGGAGGCCCTGACCAATGTCCTGCGCTACGCGCCGCACACCTCCCAGATCAGCGTGACCGTGCGCACCGCGGTCGGACGCGACGGTGTCGAGGTGATCGTGATCAACGCCCCCGACGCCTCCGTGCCGCGCCTCGCCCGAGGCGAGGCCGCGCTGCCGGGGCACGCCGCGTCGTCCTCGATCGGTGCCGGGCTGGGTGCCGGACGAGGGCTCATCGGGATGCGCGAGCGCGTGGCCGCCTACGGCGGGACCGTGAGCGCGGGCCCGCACCGCGGCGGCTGGCGGGTGCACGCTACGCTCGACCTGGGTTACGAGGAGGAATATGCCGATCACGGTACTGCTGGCTGA
- a CDS encoding ABC transporter permease subunit has translation MTAHTAQAASPTRHSSPLAGVRLSFVGTLRSEWIKFFAVRSTGWMLVVTLVTMVGFSAMMAAGMRMAAGAGAGTDASVQMTGDPAMAGLDVGIMSVTFSYGVAQIVIAVLGALAMTGEFSTGRIRSTFAAVPRRGQVLLAKMIVVALTAFVTSVVAVAACFGVVTAILAPVDLAPSLSADGALRSLVGVPLYLTAITLFALAIGTLLRSTPGSIAAVLGIILVLPIVSMIPFDWVQTAAQFLPAAAGERLFTGGLMDATLGPWQGFGVLCAWVVVLMAAGAMTLRRRDA, from the coding sequence ATGACCGCCCACACGGCTCAGGCCGCATCCCCCACCCGCCACTCCTCCCCGCTCGCCGGCGTCCGGCTCTCCTTCGTGGGCACGCTGCGTTCGGAATGGATCAAGTTCTTCGCCGTGCGCTCGACCGGCTGGATGCTCGTGGTCACGCTCGTGACCATGGTCGGCTTCTCCGCGATGATGGCGGCCGGAATGCGCATGGCCGCCGGTGCCGGCGCGGGCACGGACGCCTCGGTGCAGATGACGGGCGACCCGGCCATGGCCGGACTCGACGTGGGCATCATGTCGGTCACGTTCTCCTACGGCGTCGCGCAGATCGTCATCGCCGTGCTCGGCGCGCTCGCGATGACCGGTGAGTTCTCCACCGGCCGGATCCGCTCGACGTTCGCCGCGGTCCCCCGACGCGGCCAGGTGCTCCTCGCGAAGATGATCGTCGTCGCTCTGACCGCCTTCGTCACCTCAGTCGTGGCCGTCGCCGCGTGTTTCGGCGTCGTGACGGCGATCCTGGCCCCCGTGGACCTGGCACCCAGCCTCTCCGCGGACGGGGCGCTGCGCTCGCTCGTCGGAGTCCCGCTGTACCTCACCGCGATCACGCTCTTCGCGCTGGCCATCGGCACGCTCCTGCGCAGCACGCCCGGCAGCATCGCCGCGGTCCTGGGGATCATCCTCGTGCTGCCGATCGTCAGCATGATCCCCTTCGACTGGGTTCAGACCGCGGCCCAGTTCCTGCCGGCGGCGGCGGGCGAGCGGCTCTTCACCGGTGGCCTCATGGACGCCACGCTCGGGCCGTGGCAAGGATTCGGGGTGCTGTGCGCATGGGTCGTGGTGCTGATGGCGGCCGGGGCGATGACGCTGCGGCGCCGGGACGCCTGA
- a CDS encoding ABC transporter ATP-binding protein, which translates to MIEAHALTKRYGAKLAVDDISFTVRSGRVTGFLGPNGAGKSTTMRMIVGLDRPTAGTVTVAGQPYARLRSPLTEVGALLEAKAIHPGATARNHLRGLAATHRIPRRRVDEVIDMTGLAGVAGKRVGGFSLGMGQRLGIAAALLGDPHTLILDEPVNGLDPEGVKWVRTMVRYLASEGRTVFLSSHLMSEMAITADDLIVIGRGRILTSGTVQDVIASSTGSSVAVETPQAGDLARLLQSDTSTVTSTGPSRLTVSGLEAAHIGEIAAAHGVVLHQLTTQSASLEEAFMSLTADSVEYRSDAQAGAGSPTGRVSHSGTQEARS; encoded by the coding sequence ATGCGCTGACGAAACGCTACGGGGCCAAGCTCGCCGTCGACGACATCTCGTTCACGGTCCGATCCGGTCGGGTGACCGGGTTCCTCGGCCCGAACGGCGCCGGCAAGTCCACCACGATGCGCATGATCGTCGGACTCGACCGGCCCACGGCGGGCACCGTCACCGTGGCCGGGCAGCCGTATGCGCGGCTGCGCTCCCCGCTGACCGAGGTCGGGGCCCTCCTCGAGGCCAAGGCGATCCACCCCGGCGCCACGGCCCGCAACCACCTGCGCGGGCTCGCCGCCACACACCGGATCCCGCGGCGCCGAGTCGACGAGGTGATCGACATGACCGGCCTGGCCGGCGTCGCCGGCAAGCGCGTGGGCGGATTCTCGCTCGGCATGGGGCAGCGCCTCGGCATCGCGGCGGCGCTGCTCGGCGATCCCCACACCCTCATCCTCGACGAACCGGTCAACGGGCTCGACCCCGAGGGCGTCAAGTGGGTGCGCACGATGGTGCGCTACCTCGCCTCCGAGGGCCGCACCGTGTTCCTCTCCTCCCACCTCATGAGCGAGATGGCGATCACCGCCGACGATCTCATCGTCATCGGCCGCGGGCGCATCCTCACCTCCGGCACGGTCCAGGACGTCATCGCCAGCAGCACCGGATCGAGCGTCGCGGTCGAGACGCCGCAGGCCGGCGACCTCGCCCGACTCCTCCAGTCGGACACCTCGACCGTCACCTCGACCGGCCCCTCCCGCCTGACCGTCAGCGGCCTCGAGGCCGCCCACATCGGCGAGATCGCCGCCGCCCACGGGGTCGTGCTGCACCAGCTCACCACCCAGTCCGCCTCCCTCGAGGAGGCCTTCATGTCACTCACCGCCGACTCCGTCGAGTACCGATCCGACGCCCAGGCGGGCGCCGGGTCACCGACGGGACGGGTGAGCCACAGCGGCACGCAGGAGGCACGCTCATGA